From Rhododendron vialii isolate Sample 1 chromosome 10a, ASM3025357v1, the proteins below share one genomic window:
- the LOC131303296 gene encoding uncharacterized protein LOC131303296 isoform X1, with protein sequence MPTTTDPPIGATTTTTNSSAHHRLQRSPAHPFPFAQFFAPTQHRRTEAAKDEQVWRPKKGEGFVAEAIEMEVPTPPEVLNRPTAALPQSEFLTRQEVLKRAQATGQGVRRPLPVHDGECQDEVQGVLLGVRLPGEVSILHAHIGSTVKNRGFPSFRFCVLLFIDYYFLFPCKFGSGVGVFFFKNILIVMERK encoded by the exons ATGCCGACCACCACCGACCCACCCATCGGAGCGACGACCACCACCACTAACAGTAGCGCGCACCACCGCCTCCAGCGATCACCGGCGCACCCCTTCCCTTTCGCCCAGTTTTTTGCCCCCACACAGCACAGACGAACAGAGGCAGCGAAAGACGAACAGGTTTGGAGACCGAAAAAGGGAGAG GGTTTCGTTGCGGAGGCGATCGAGATGGAGGTTCCAACGCCGCCG GAGGTCCTGAATCGGCCCACAGCCGCCTTGCCCCAGTCCGAGTTCTTGACCCGACAAGAGGTCCTAAAGCGCGCGCAAGCAACTGGCCAAGGTGTACGGAGACCATTACCGGTCCATGATGGAGAATGTCAAGATGAAGTTCAGGGAGTACTGCTGGGAGTACGGCTTCCAGGAGAAGTCTCTATTTTACATGCTCATATCGGCTCGACGGTGAAGAACAGAGGTTTTCCTTCTTTTCGTTTCTGCGTGCTTCTTTTCATCGATTATTATTTCCTTTTCCCTTGTAAGTTTGGTTCTGGagttggggttttttttttcaaaaatattttgattgtcatggagagaaaataa